The DNA sequence aaatacagagtTTGCTTTCTAAAGCACAAGGTTTAGGCTCCAGCTCAGTCAAACTTCGAGGGGGCTCACTGTTTATGAATGTTGGGAAATCAGAGAAGCAAGAAGAAGATTTTAGACAAACACCTCATGTGAACATCAATCCCTTCACTCCTGACTCCATGTTCCTTCACAACTCTGATGGCAAATGtcggaggaggaagaggatacACTGGAATGAGTGAGTGACTTGTAGCTTCCTTTGTTAAACTTGTATTTAGAGCTACTTTTGCCTGCAAAGATTTTGCTACAAATTGCTTCTAAGAATGTATTTTTGCTTGCAGGTTGTTAGTAATGTATAATACAGCTCTTAAAGGATGTGCTTTAAGAGGCATGATAGCATGAAATAGTCATTTAGCATTAGATCTTTTGATTACTGTACAGAGAGCATAGACTAGGCTGTGTGCTGATCTTTTTCCCTTCACACAATGGGCCATACACAGTCTTTcattcaggaggaaaaaaatgcattaaatacAAGTGTGAAACCTGTAGAAAGAAATGACAAAGATATTAGCGTGGCAATTTTATGAGTTTGTGTTTACAGATGTCTAGTGTTCAATTAGTAAACTAAAGTTAGATAGGAAAACTAGATCTCAAAAAAATTCAACAGCTTCTGGGCTTCAGTTCTAAGTTTACTTAAACCATGTCTGGTGTGAATTTCAGCTCTTgtggggaggacatggaacCAAGTGATGGAGAGCCTGAAGAGGAAACCATGAGACCTGCAAAGGTATTTAATCTTTAAGCCTTGATACTAATTTAAGCAGTTTGTGTATCTGCAGACCTAAATATTTTCCTTGGTAATATTTGCAGAGGATAACAATAACAGAAAGTAACATGAAGTCACGGTATGCAACCGAATTCCATGAACTGGAGAAGATTGGGTCTGGTGAATTTGGCTCTGTGTTTAAGTGTGTGAAGAGGCTGGATGGCTGCATCTATGCAATCAAACGATCCAAGAAACCCCTGGCTGGCTCAGTGGACGAGTGAGTACTTCCTGCTCTTAAAACTTAAAAGTCTTCTCTTGGTGTTTCTTCTTGGCTCTTTGTGTTGGTGTCTAGAGAAGGCATTTAAGAGGAAAGTATAAaacaaatataaattaaatgtaaaataGATACAATTTTAAAGcaacttgatttttttcttccccacccACTCCCCAAGTACTGTGCAGTACTGGGGAGAAAAGGCTGATTGGCCTCTCTCCTGCCAGATGTTTGTCCCAGTATTCTGTGTGGAAACAGACTGCTCTCAAAGTGACTTCCTTACACTTCTTTGTAAAGGTCATCTTTGAGAGATGGAAGGAGGGCACTGTTTCCAACTGAGTCCTCATCCTTGTCAGCTTTATTGGCGTGTAGATGAGTTAAGTCAGTTTGAGGGTATTTTTTGGCATTTGTGAATGAGCCTGTGATTCAGGACTTTCCCCCACACTTCACTGTGGGGAATAGTTGTTTGAATAGTTTATAAGTATTTGAACACACAATAGTGTGTTCAGATAGTTATAATATAAACCTCCCAAGTCTGAGTTGCACAAAATTGCATACCAGACTTACAATCTGGGGAATGTTGAGTTCAGTCAAACCCTTGGCTTAtaagcacttttattttttgcctAGAACTTTAGTCATGCATCTTAAAGTTTGCTATTGCTACTGGTTGGCAAGTATGTAATGGAAGTGTGGCTCTCACACCAAACTATTGTTTTGATGTTCCATAGATTAAGtcttttaatataatgtaaattattttaactgTTTGGACATAAGTACAAATCCAGCTTAGGGTGTTATGGAATTGAATAGGAAGATTTTAATTAGAAATACCTACTGTAATAAGGAATGGTACTAATTTCGTGTCACAATACTCACATGTGCTGTTTTTTGTGACTAACAGGCAGAATGCTTTAAGAGAGGTCTATGCACATGCAGTTCTGGGACAGCATTCCCATGTAGTGAGGTACTACTCTGCATGGGCAGAAGATGATCACATGCTTATACAGAATGAATATTGCAATGGTAAGTAAAGAAGGCATACAGGTATCTACAAGCTGTTAACAATAGTTGGGAACTGGTTACCCTACTCATAGCCCATGCTGTCTTTCAAGTGACTGGTATTCCTTTCTGGAAAAGGCTTAGCAGATGGATGAAGCAAAAACTGTACAAAGTTTCAGACCAAGTCATGCATGTTCAAGCATACTGGAAGTACTGTGAGGTGTTTGTGAGCAGAAGAacttctctttcttctgtaCAGTAGTACAAGCTGGAATAGAGAAAATTGCTAGAATTTCCATTAAAAAGGAGATTAAACTTGATTCGGAAGCATTTTTCTATTGTTGACAGAGATTTGGAATAGAGAGAGCCCTTTCCCTTGTGTTGATGTCCTGTTAGTCTGACAACTACAGGAGGAAAGATTTTTATTATATTGTTATATGGCTGAAAAGAGGATACAGCACCATATTTTACACTTACTGTATATTGCCAGCAAGTTCTCTGTGATGTATTCACTTAGTTTTGGGAGCTAGTTGTTGTTACTTTGTCAGCTGTTTGATGCAAAAGTATAACTTGTTTTTTTAATGGTGTTCCAGGTGGCAGTTTAGCAGATGCCATAAGTGAAAATTACAGGAATATGCGTTACTTTACTGAACCAGAACTGAAGGACTTGTTGCTTCAAGTGGCTCGAGGTTTAAAGTACATTCATTCAATGTCCCTGGTACACATGGACATCAAACCTAGTAAGTTTGTAACTACTTTACTCTCTGTTGACAACTTGCTCAGTTCATTTAATCTGCTGAAGAAAAATGAACAGTTAGCCACACCTTACTAACTGTAAATTCTTCCCTGAAGCTCTGAATAGGAGCACAAAGATGTCAGTTATAAAATTGGCCAGCAGACCTAAACTGTTGAGTTTATCTTGGGTCCTTTTTGTGTAATTGACTCTACTTGCATAACACTTGGCTGCCTTCCCAGCAGAGGGGCCACAGCGAATCAGTTATAGCTTCTCACTCTTTGAACAGGGTTTATATACAAATAAAACTTCTGCATGGCTAAAGGAAACTGTAGTGAAACTAGGTCAAGTACAAATGGTACAGGAATGTTTGTTTTAACAATTCTGCTCTTTTTCAGGTAACATTTTCATATCTAGAACATCAGTCCCGAGTATAACTCTAGAGGAAGGCGATGATGATGACTGGTCATCTGAcagagtaatttttaaaataggtGAGAAAAAACACGCTTGTGTGCAAAAGAATTGCATCATCTCGTTGTCTTCTGAAAATTAACTTTCTTTCCTCCTTGCAGGTGACCTGGGCCATGTAACTCGAGTCTCTAGTCCTCAAGTGGAAGAAGGTGACAGCCGTTTCCTTGCAAATGAAGTCCTACAAGAGGTAACTGTTCTGTTTGTGGGAAGCAATGATGTTAGGCCTGTATGCTGTTTCctttagggaaaaaatggtgaatttacttttctttttttcttttgaagaacTACACTCACTTGCCAAAGGCGGATATCTTTGCTCTCGCTCTGACTGttgtctgtgctgctggtgctgagcctCTTCCAACCAACGGGGACCAGTGGCACGAAATCCGGCAAGGaaagctgcccaggctgccacaAGTGCTTTCTCAAGAATTGCTAGACTTACTAAAAGTAAGAACTCCTGTAGTAGTGGCTCGCTGATAAGTGTGATTTATTGTCTTGCTGGCCTTGACAAGGATGCCTTGTGTTGTTTTTCCCCAAGGTTATGATTAATCCTGATCCTGAGAAAAGGCCTTCGGCTGTGGCCCTGGTGAAGCATTCGGTGCTTCTCTCTGCCGCAAAAAAGAGCGCAGAGCAGCTGCGGATAGAGCTGAACGCTGAAAAATTCAAGAACTCCCTCTTGCAAAAGTAAGTAGGGCCTTGGAGTCCTTAACAGAACTTCATTTCTAACAGGTTCTCGCCTGAGAGTGAAGTGATGATAAAACAGGGGTGTCCTTGTTTGTGGGTGAGATCCACAAATCTGTATGCATGTGCGTTTCTGAGAGTGCAAAGTGGGTCATGGAACTTTAAAAGGAACTTTCTCCACAGAAAGAACTCTTGAACACTCTAAGGGAATCTCAAAAGCACTGTTAGTATTCGAGGCATACAAAACATTATGGTTTTAAACAGATGTATCCGGACAGTGCACACTTCTGTGACAGGTATAGCCTAGCTTATGTCTGTATGATTTGAGTCTGTGTTTTCCTAGGTCATTTGTACATTGAAATGTTGGAAAATGACTTAAATTACTTGTTTTGAACCTAAATGGAGTGGCACATCAGGAAAGTTATTGGACTAATCTGACTTGTACACAGCAGTGTTACTGGGTCAGCAGAGAATCATTTGTATCCAGAGGTCATCTTGTCCTACCCCTTGCTCAAACACTCACTCTGAATTAAAGTTTGGGAAAAGAGATTCCCTTTAGGAAAGTCTGATTTCTGCTTGAATTTCAGGGAAAGAGTTAGTAAATCAATAAGCAGCTATCTGACACTTTCACTTCAGTTATCTTTACATGTGTTATACATAATGGGCAGGCTTTTATGAGGGAATATAGATCACTGATTTATTTTGGAGTGATATGTCTTGAATGAAGATGTTAATTTCACATTCAGGTTCACTCCATTGTTACCGGCTTATCTTGCCACTGCTAGTCTGACCGCAGCCAGATGTACTGGATTAGCTGGTTATCtttataatattattaattaCATTGAAAGAATAATCAGACAATTTGTGCAGGTTGCTAAAGGGCAGATTTGCTGAGGTAAGTTGCTTGTTTATATGAAGACAACATCTTTTTACAccacttgaaaaagaaaaatggcaaaGCTAGTGTTTTGTGAAGATTCCTTCTAGCCTGGCAGCAAGGATACATCCTTGTAAATCTAAGAATGACTTAAAAACAACATTTAGCCACAGTAATTTTTACTGTTGTGTGGCATAGTGCTCCATAAAATACTTCAGGTAGTTTGGGGGGACAGGGTTTTTTCTgttggatttgttttttcttaaatttctgCATTTGAACCATTTAAAATACCACTTTAGTGTGTAAGTcatcttcagtgaaaaaaaatccttttaaggCAACTCAGGTTTTCTACTGTGTTGTCCTCTTCAGAAGAAGGAAGAATTCAAGATTTCTAGGCAAGAACTCAAGACTTCTagggaagagtggaaggatattGTAAAACTAAATTTCCTGGTAATGTGGTGTGGTGGTTGGGCAAGCACACGAGTGTGCATTTGTTCACAAGGAAGAGGACTGAAAATTGGTTGCATTCTCTTCCAGTAAACTGGCACAGTGAAAAATGTGGGGGTGATTAGATGAGGCACGGGTGTTAACTCTGGCTTACAAGAATGGGAATTGCTTATTAAAGTAAAACATGTAGCTTAAAACTGAATACACCTGCACCAATGTGCAGCAAGCTTGTAACATTTGATTTTGCTTTGCAGCCAGGTGTGAAATGAGATTACAAATACTCATGGTAGAGAAAGTTCTTTAATGGATAGTTTGAGATTGTGGAAGGGAGAGGGGGAAGGCTGAGGTTTAGCCATATGTCATTATttgaagaaaggagaaaagcagtGTATGGGGGAAATGTTTATAAAGATAGCGGTGCTCTTTCATTGGACTACTTTATGATTTTATCCTGAGTTAGATTTAACTTTGTCCTCAGGCTGGGTATTGGTAATTCTCTGAAACAGAGCAATTGGCAGAATGTTGCACAGGGGCAATGGCCTGTGCTGCCTTCAGTGACTCTGCCTTGCAGGCTCCCATTTTTGTTAGGCAGAAAATGTGGAGGTGGTGATCAGCTTTTGATGTGGGTATGCAAAAGGAAAGGGATGCTTCCTGAGCTGTCTGTTGCCAGTTACCCACACCTGTGTTCATCTAATTGTCTGACTCCCACAGAAGTTCAGGTGTGGCTGAATTTGCTTCCTTTGGGCAAGCTTTGGTAATGAACTCTGACTTAACACGAGCCTTGTGCTAGGAGGTAAaagtgtgatggtgttcacaggggtctgaggatgagagtagagatgaggatctgactccatgtttcagaaggtttgatttattattttattatatatattatattaaaactatactaaaagaatagaatagaggatttcatcagaaggctggctaagaatagaaaaagaaggtatgaataacaaaggcttgtgtctcagacagagtctgagccagctgagtgtgattggccattaattagaaacaactctatgggaccaatcacagatctacctgttgcattccccaGCAGCAGATAACTATTGTTTacgttttgttcctgaggcttctcaggagaaaaaatctttaagaaaagatttttcataaaagatgtctgtgacaaaagCACCCTCCTGAGTCCTGGTAATTGAAGTGCTGAGCTGCTTGCAGCAGGCTGGATTTCAGAATTTTGAGTTGTGtgaatttttcatttccttccctTGCTTTTCAAAAGAAAGAACATCTGTACAAGTAATGAGCATGCCACCTCTGCCGTCTGGCTGTTAACAGGGGGATGTGAATCATAACGCTCtcagtatgacctaaacctgaCCCGAAGTTTGGATGTTGACTGCTGTATCTGTGTTGctgtgtgtggctgtgctgagccGTGTCCCTGTGTTGCAGGGAGCTGAAGAAGGCGCAGCTGGCCAAGGCGGCGGCCGAGGAGCGCGCGCTCTTCACGGACAGGATGGCCACGCGCTCGGCGACGCAGAGCCGCCCGTCGCGCCTCATCGGCAAGAAGATGAACCGCTCGCTGAGCCTCACCATCTACTGACCCaccccagccagcaactggGGGAGCCTTCAGCTCCTCTTCCTTGTCCTGTAGGCAGTATCACCAGTTTGACAGCTCTTGCTTCTGGTTTTTACTCGTACCCTATGGCTGGTTCTGCATTCACCATCGGGGCTGATGGACTCGGTTACTCTCCTGGATGTTACTCCATAAGCCTTCAGTTACACTGTTAGATGTTATGTTGTCCCAGGGTTAACCACTATAGTGGTGTGCTGCTTTGTAGTGTTACAGCGTTGTAATAAGAAGCAATATCCCTAATCTTTTaagaaggagggagggggccTTACTTTgatagttaattttttttttttggagcagAGGgggaataaattttaaaagacaggCTTTAAGGCCACCTACAGTCAATGTACCTGATGTCAGGTAGACTTCTGTTGTGAATTTTATTTGTATATTCAACTGGGAGCACTTTGTAGGCATTGCATAAACCACAGCTTAGGAACCTGTGGAATTAAGTGCCATGTGGAACTGCTGCTATTTTTAGTTCAATGTCCTTGCTGTAAACTGTAGCATTAAAACAATCATTCTTGTGTTAATAGGCTTCTTGTTAAAGCAATTACGTGAAACAAATGTAAGCTGCATTTTAGTGAAGGCAGCATTTTTCTCTCAAAGCTAGTGCATTGTGAAAAAATGCACCAATTTAATATTTGGGCTCTGTATTAGTGTAGTGCAATTGTTAATGTCTTTGCTATTGATGTTTTGTTCTACTTTCTAATAAGGTTCTCTGAATGTTCATATTTTCTTCAGTTGCCTATTCTTGGGCTATtgtatgtttggtttttttatgttGGAATACTTGTAAATAGTTGTTTAGTGTGTTCAGGTTGTTTTTCATTGTTTATGTACATAAGTTTGATCATGCTTATAGTGTACTATACAGAAACTGCAGTTTGGGATGCCAGCAGACACAGTTTAACAATTCAGTCTGAAGTTCCAATATGTGGAACAGAATGTGGCCATGGAACCAATGCTGATGTTGAACTTAGGCTGACAGAAGAACTGTTCTGATTACTGGCTTGTCTCTTTATTCATTTTACTTAAAACAATGTTTCCCTTTTGTGCTCTATTTGTTCTTACTAGTGTGGAATTTGAATATTAAAGTTAAAAGTTCTGTTTGTTTAATATTGTGTAACACTTATTTAACTTTGTagttacagaaataaaatactgaGTTGGGAATATACTATGGCAAGTCCTGATGAGATCTGCTTCCCACTCATGCCTGATGCTTGTGACTCCCTCTCCTGAGAGTAAGACTGAGATAAGAGACTTACTGATAATTAGGAGAGGGATCCTATTCCATGTGTTAGTAGCAGTCTGTCTGTGCAGCCTCAGGGGTATTGCATTGGCAAAGATGAAACCCCTGGAAGAAGTGGAACCCATGACTGATGGTGGAGGAATAGAAACTATGTGAAGAAATAGCTGGGTCTGAGGTAAGGGAAAAATTATGCAGGAACTGATGAGAATAGGAAGAGCTGCTGATTTGGAAGTTGGGAAGAAAACAGGGGGAAGAGTTGGAATACTTCAGGAACACAGTGATGGCATGTTCTGTGGCATGGAGGCAAGTGTAAAGAAGAGAGACACAGTAAATAAAGGCTTAGTAGATCTGTATTGTGGAAGTTTTTCCCTTGTGTTAGAGCCACAGGTGAGtcagagaagctgtgcctgAATTCTATGGACTCAGAAAATTCAGCTTTGTAATTAGCAGAAAATAACTAAGTAAGAGTTCTAGACATATGACAGTAAAGTTCAGAGTATTGGTTTAAGGGATATGAATACTGATATTTTACTGATAACTGAAAAAGTTGTACATTGAAATACCTTTAGGGTTTTACTTTATAAGATAGCCCTTTTTTGTGAGAGAAGTTAACATATATGGGTTTGTTGCAGTGTTTTAATGTTCATCTACATTAAGTGAGACTTTTAAGCATACTTCTAAACAGTCAGAAATTCCAGTTGGTGGGTGATCAGTGAACTTAAGCCTTTCTATCTCTACAGtgtaaaaaaatctgttatATCTATTACAGTTCTGTGCTCCTTATCACCAATTTTCAGAGGCTTGTAACATCAGTAGAGGCATTGCTGTGCAAACAAGCTGTGCTCGTGGCTGGGTGAAGAATGGCCTGGActgctgggcccagggaggtggtggatggagctctgtcctgctggagGCCAGCCACCAGTGGTGCTCCTCAGGGTCAGTGTGgggcccagtcctgtttaatgtCCTTATCAATGATCTGGGTGAGAGGACTGAAAGCTCCCTCAGTTTGTAGATGGACACGAAGTTGTGCAGGAGTgatggagggcaggaaggctctgcagagggatctggacaggctggatcgaTGGGCCAAGACCAGCTGCAGGAGGTTCtgcaaggccaagtgccagatCCTTTTCCTgggccacaacaaccccaggcCGTGCTGCAGGTGGGGGAGGAGTGGCTGGAAAACTGCccagtggaaaaggacctgggggtgctgcaacACAGCCTGAACATGAGCCAAGTGGCCAAGGcagccagtggcatcctggcctggatcagcaatagGGAgtctggcaggagcagggcagggattgtcccctgtgctgggcatggtgaggccacacctcaagtgctgtgtccagttctgggcccctcactgcaGGGCAGACATTGGgggctggagagagtccagagaaaggaaatggggctggggaagggtctggacagtcctgtgaggagcagctgagagagctgggggtgttcagcctggagaaaaggaggatcaGGAgagaccttaccactctctatAACTGCCTGAAGAGCGATaatagccaggtgggggtcggCTTCTTTTCCCAAGTAACAAGAcataggacaagaggaaacagtCTCAGGTTGTGCCACGGAGGGCTTAGATGGGATATGAGGAGAAACTTCTTCGCTGAAACAGTTGTCAAGCAttagaacaggctgcccagggaagtggtggtgTCACCACCCCTGGGGTTATTTaaagctgtgtggatgtggcactgagggacatgGTCGAGTGGtgggctcagcagtgctgggttaatgttGGATTCCATGATCTTAAAGGCATTTTCCACTTAAAAAATTCTGTGGGTCTATTCTAGTGCTGGTCACAGGTTTTGTGTGCCATTGAAGGGGGGTGCCCTGCTTAAACCATAGGGCTGACACGACTTTAgacattttaactttttcctgTGTGccaaaaagtatttaaaaaggCACTTCAGAGTTCTAAAGTAATTTATGGGAGCAGTACAAATCGTGAAATGTTATCTCAAGTTTTCATGAGCCTTTCTGATGCAGGTGGTGAGGCAGTGAATCCTGGCTGCAACAATGGCTggtgggaaggagcagagaatTTGGGAAGTGTGTGTTAATGCTTCCCATGAATAGTCCCAGCATGCAGTGATTCATGATTCAGATGTTTACTGAGTAAGAAGTGGTATCTATTTTTACTGACATTGAAGggggtttcttttttaaataagaaCAATCTTACAGTAATTTTGGCAGCTTACAAATTAGTGCAAAAAGAAGACTTGGACCAAACTTATCTGTAGTTGTCTTTGCAGGTAGAAGAAGGAACTTCTCACCTCTCACAAAAATGTAGAGTTGGATATTAGCTGAGATTCCACCAAGCATGGTGTAACAGGATGAGCTTCAGCACTTGGAAAGGAAAGCTTTAGCTGAATTTAAGAAGCAAGCATTAGAGTTGGGTGGCAAACGTGTTCTTCAAAATAGCTACATTTAATATTTAACCAATTTCTCCTGAATTCATCTATCTTAAATTTCCCAAGATTAACCTTTTTGATCAGATGACATGACTTCATGAAGAACTCAAAGTGAATGTAAAAATACTTGAAAGCAGGTATTTCATACCCCTACCTCCTCTAGACATTTGTCTGCTCTTCTGTCTTCTCCATCTTCTAATGATGCACTACTGGACAATACCTCCTGCTTGGTCTTGCTCAGTCTTTCTGCATCTTCTGACCAGAACATGGGTGGTGTGAAGGACTAAAGCTCCTACAGACTCAGTTTCCTGTAAAGACACAACACCATTTAACACAGAAAAATGAATTTCAAGTATCAAGGACTGATTCACTGTTTGGATAATTCATCTTGCAATTCAAACCTTTCCACTGTCTATAGAAACACTGATGGGTTTGCAGGCAAAACCAGTGAATTGAATAATAAAAGATATACTTAAAATATTGAATCACATCTGGTATTCAAATACTACATGAAATTCTGTTTATGCCATTACTGTCAAAATACAATTGGAGGTAATTTTTgtatgttgttttgttttggttttgggaagGTATCCCCATACAGCAGTTGTCTAGGGTTTTTTTATAGTTTTTGTTGGGTTCATTTTTCAGTTTCCAAGTATCCTGCTGCCCTATTAGCTGGAATGGATCTGAATCACTAAAATGTAGAACCTGAAATCTTCCTGTCAAGTTGGCTTATTTTGGAAGTCAAAGCCAAGTTTTACTTCCACTTAGAAATGGAGTTAAGCAGTGCTTGTATATTCCAAAGTTCGATTTCAATGTCACAGCTTGCATTACTTGATGACACTGAAAAGTTTCATGAATAGAAGTATACTTAGGCACCCTGTCCTTGGCACCATGTGTTTGACACCCTCCCAAAAGCTGGCCAGCTGGACCTTGCCTGAATGTGTTTTGTAGTCTGCAGCAACACCTGCTGGACAGAATTGTTAACTGAGCACTGACTTTTGTCTTTGAAGTGTTTGTGTGCTGGTGTGACACTCGACCCTGATTGTTAGAAGGCACTGTCTTGTTCTGCAGCAGTGACTGAGCATTCTTGGTAGCAGTAGCTCAGGTAAGAGCGTTTTCATTTGTCCATCCCAGTCACCCCTTTTGACTGTGTAGGCTTGGAAAGGGCACCCTCACCATGTGTCTGTAAATATGGTGTGTAATGTGTGCATGTGTTTAATAAACCCCTGTGTTGCTACCTACAAATATCCCTGCTGTAACTGGGCTTGGGGACCTGGCTCTAAACATGGCCAGCAGAGTGAaaccaggctgagccctgctgagccctccCCTCCTCCAGGGAAGCCTGGAACCCTCggagggagctgctgagcccagcaaaGGCTCTCAGCTCCAGAAACGCGGCACAGAGAAAGCAGGAGGAAACTGGGCAGGACAGCACTCAGGAAACTGCTCCTGGCTGAGAGCAGGAACTGGATGGAGATTCTGTTTTCCCAAAGTATAATGGGACTGGGCTAGG is a window from the Zonotrichia albicollis isolate bZonAlb1 chromosome 6, bZonAlb1.hap1, whole genome shotgun sequence genome containing:
- the WEE1 gene encoding wee1-like protein kinase: MSFLSLQRAAPPRRVSARRAAAPIRQKLLFLSGHSDCEEEEEEEEEEGCGSSSANSTGEDSAFQEADSPLSAARTPARSDPPLLEEEEEEMEPAAAPLPDEGDSWEEEGFGSSPVKSPGAYFLLDSPSPLAPHKGRRCCERSPPHPAAGGYRGARGEEPGSPLPDYPGTPPHKTLRKLRLFDTPHTPKSLLSKAQGLGSSSVKLRGGSLFMNVGKSEKQEEDFRQTPHVNINPFTPDSMFLHNSDGKCRRRKRIHWNDSCGEDMEPSDGEPEEETMRPAKRITITESNMKSRYATEFHELEKIGSGEFGSVFKCVKRLDGCIYAIKRSKKPLAGSVDEQNALREVYAHAVLGQHSHVVRYYSAWAEDDHMLIQNEYCNGGSLADAISENYRNMRYFTEPELKDLLLQVARGLKYIHSMSLVHMDIKPSNIFISRTSVPSITLEEGDDDDWSSDRVIFKIGDLGHVTRVSSPQVEEGDSRFLANEVLQENYTHLPKADIFALALTVVCAAGAEPLPTNGDQWHEIRQGKLPRLPQVLSQELLDLLKVMINPDPEKRPSAVALVKHSVLLSAAKKSAEQLRIELNAEKFKNSLLQKELKKAQLAKAAAEERALFTDRMATRSATQSRPSRLIGKKMNRSLSLTIY